Proteins from one Chroococcidiopsis sp. CCMEE 29 genomic window:
- a CDS encoding NAD-binding protein, with product MKSRIIVCGLDRAGYQIFCLLRQQGATVIGVNDEPIPGEGAEIIIGNLQAVSTLLAAGIQTAKTLVLTGSDETLNLAILLQARVLNPKIRIINRLFNTNLGDRLDKTLPDHVTLSVAALAAPVFTFAALGNQAIGQLRLFNQTWPIHEEYIDENHPWIGRQLCELWNDRSRMLIYYLPLKEQMDLVSAVVYGQYLQPGDRLIVGTKPSFRTTRSSLMQKLLKVVTNLRQFQQHGQSVVVVALVLLVTILIATLTYICVDFNVSVVDALYFSVGMITGAGGKEEVAEHAPDGIKIFTAVMMLVGAAIIGICYALLNDFVLGTRFTQFWDAARVPQRNHYIVCGLGGIGVQIANQLHTHGNEVVVIDRDPNSRFLNTVRSLGIPVIQGDASLPATLKAAHLEQAVALLAVTSNDTTNLEIALNAKGLKPRLPTIVRYEDPNLAHMAQQVFEFEAVLSPAELAAPTFAAAALGERILGNGMTGDSLWIALATLITPGHPFCGRIVREVAMDADFAPLYLETSYQTIHGWNLLDACLSVGDVLYLTMPATKLEQLWRIDPSQLEGLGVRG from the coding sequence ATGAAATCCAGAATCATTGTCTGTGGCTTGGATCGCGCTGGGTATCAGATCTTCTGTTTACTAAGGCAACAAGGAGCGACTGTTATAGGTGTCAATGACGAGCCTATACCTGGTGAAGGTGCTGAAATTATCATTGGCAATCTACAGGCAGTTTCCACGTTGTTAGCAGCAGGGATTCAGACAGCAAAAACTCTGGTTCTCACTGGCTCCGATGAGACATTAAATTTGGCAATTCTGTTGCAGGCACGGGTGCTTAATCCGAAGATTCGGATTATCAATCGTCTGTTTAATACCAACTTGGGCGATCGCCTGGACAAGACTTTGCCCGATCATGTCACCTTAAGCGTTGCAGCATTGGCAGCACCTGTCTTTACCTTTGCGGCGTTGGGAAACCAAGCCATTGGACAACTGCGGTTATTTAACCAAACTTGGCCAATTCACGAAGAATACATTGATGAAAATCACCCTTGGATTGGTCGCCAACTGTGTGAGTTATGGAATGACCGTAGCAGGATGTTAATTTACTACCTGCCGCTGAAGGAGCAAATGGATTTAGTCTCTGCTGTAGTATACGGACAGTATTTGCAACCAGGCGATCGCTTAATTGTCGGTACCAAACCTAGCTTCCGCACCACCCGCAGTTCCCTGATGCAGAAACTACTCAAAGTCGTCACAAACCTGAGACAGTTTCAACAACACGGTCAATCGGTGGTTGTGGTGGCTCTTGTGCTACTGGTGACAATTCTGATTGCTACACTCACCTACATCTGTGTTGACTTCAATGTCTCAGTTGTTGATGCCTTGTATTTTTCCGTGGGCATGATCACCGGTGCTGGTGGCAAAGAGGAAGTTGCAGAACATGCTCCCGACGGCATCAAGATATTTACGGCAGTCATGATGTTGGTTGGGGCAGCTATAATTGGCATTTGCTACGCCCTGCTCAACGATTTTGTGCTGGGAACCCGTTTCACACAATTCTGGGATGCGGCACGGGTACCTCAGCGAAATCACTACATTGTCTGTGGACTAGGCGGAATCGGAGTCCAGATTGCCAATCAACTCCACACTCATGGAAATGAAGTTGTGGTGATTGATCGCGATCCCAATAGTCGGTTTTTGAATACAGTTCGTTCCTTGGGTATTCCAGTTATTCAGGGAGATGCTAGCCTGCCAGCAACTCTCAAAGCTGCTCATTTAGAGCAAGCAGTAGCACTGCTTGCAGTTACCAGTAACGACACCACTAACCTAGAAATTGCACTTAATGCCAAAGGACTGAAGCCAAGATTACCTACGATTGTTCGTTATGAAGATCCTAACTTGGCACACATGGCACAACAGGTGTTTGAGTTTGAGGCAGTGCTGAGTCCGGCAGAATTAGCTGCACCGACGTTTGCCGCCGCAGCTTTGGGAGAAAGGATCTTGGGTAATGGTATGACTGGGGATAGTCTTTGGATCGCCTTGGCAACTCTGATTACACCTGGACATCCCTTTTGCGGCAGGATTGTCAGAGAAGTGGCAATGGATGCTGACTTTGCGCCCCTTTACCTTGAGACAAGCTACCAAACTATTCATGGTTGGAATCTTTTAGATGCTTGTCTCAGCGTTGGAGATGTTTTGTATCTCACTATGCCAGCAACTAAATTAGAGCAATTATGGCGCATTGACCCCTCTCAGCTTGAGGGGTTAGGGGTTAGGGGTTAG
- a CDS encoding A24 family peptidase has translation MEILLALPGSVIVFALGASVGSFINVVVYRLPAGLSILWPRSRCPHCLHQLGNRENVPVLGWLWLRGRCHHCNHPISIRYPVVEAATGLLFLLIFWNFEVSIQTLGYWTFCSWLLALSLIDLDTMTLPNQLTKSGLVTGLTFQLVSGFLPQASWIGAVNQMMSGIIGAVLGLWLFDLITVVGSITLGQAAMGGGDAKLTAMLGAWLGWKYLLLAGFLACAVGAFVGGGVIALGILNRRQPMPFGPFLALGAVITLFMGETLLSAYIRFVFPAT, from the coding sequence ATGGAAATTCTGTTGGCGTTACCAGGCTCTGTAATTGTCTTTGCCCTGGGAGCATCTGTTGGCAGTTTTATAAATGTTGTGGTTTACCGTTTGCCAGCTGGATTGTCAATTCTCTGGCCTCGTTCTCGCTGTCCCCATTGCTTACATCAGCTAGGTAACCGAGAAAATGTCCCTGTCTTAGGTTGGCTATGGTTACGGGGTCGGTGTCATCACTGCAACCATCCAATTTCAATTCGTTATCCGGTAGTGGAAGCAGCAACTGGTCTACTGTTTTTGTTGATTTTCTGGAATTTTGAGGTATCAATTCAAACGCTTGGCTATTGGACATTTTGCAGCTGGTTATTAGCGCTGTCGCTGATCGATCTAGATACTATGACCCTGCCAAACCAACTAACTAAATCGGGATTAGTTACTGGTCTGACGTTTCAGCTAGTTTCAGGTTTTCTCCCACAGGCAAGCTGGATAGGAGCCGTTAACCAAATGATGTCTGGTATTATTGGAGCGGTACTAGGTTTATGGTTGTTTGACTTAATCACTGTGGTGGGTTCAATTACCCTTGGACAAGCCGCCATGGGAGGGGGAGATGCTAAATTAACAGCAATGCTCGGCGCTTGGTTAGGTTGGAAATATTTGTTACTGGCTGGGTTTCTTGCTTGTGCTGTAGGTGCGTTTGTCGGTGGTGGGGTGATCGCTTTAGGAATACTAAATCGGCGGCAACCGATGCCATTTGGTCCCTTTCTCGCTCTAGGAGCGGTGATTACTCTGTTTATGGGTGAGACACTTTTATCCGCCTACATCCGGTTCGTATTTCCAGCCACTTAA
- a CDS encoding DUF2007 domain-containing protein, which translates to MSWITLKTTSIRWEAELMQQMLAAHNIPVRILDLGIACYFSSGSPAALQVHSEDQWTALLLLSPIEEEPIDTQEN; encoded by the coding sequence GTGTCTTGGATTACATTAAAAACTACGAGTATTCGTTGGGAAGCAGAGCTGATGCAACAGATGCTGGCAGCTCACAATATACCAGTGCGAATCCTAGATTTGGGGATAGCTTGCTACTTCAGTAGTGGCAGTCCGGCTGCTTTACAAGTACACTCAGAAGACCAGTGGACAGCCTTGCTTCTATTAAGTCCAATCGAGGAGGAGCCAATCGACACCCAAGAGAATTGA
- the accD gene encoding acetyl-CoA carboxylase, carboxyltransferase subunit beta produces the protein MANNDESRGLMSLFDWFANRRKSGPISHERQERDIADGLWNKCEACGVLAYTKDLMANQMVCLECGHHLRVDSNERIRQLIDVNTWTPFDEELRPADPLQFRDRKPYSDRLRETQKKTSLVDAVQTGFGQLDGLPVALGVMDFRFMGGSMGSVVGEKLTRLIEKATQNRYPVIIVCASGGARMQEGMLSLMQMAKISGALEHHREAQLLYIPILTNPTTGGVTASFAMLGDIILAEPKATIGFAGRRVIEQTLREKLPDEFQTAEDLMRHGFVDAIVPRTQLKKTVAQLIALHQPVTTTPNLVQLEAMALSVNGSDL, from the coding sequence ATGGCTAACAACGACGAATCACGCGGTTTAATGTCTCTGTTTGATTGGTTTGCAAATCGACGAAAATCTGGTCCAATTAGCCATGAGCGCCAAGAGCGTGACATTGCTGATGGGCTATGGAATAAATGTGAGGCTTGTGGTGTTTTGGCATATACCAAAGACCTAATGGCTAATCAAATGGTATGTCTGGAGTGTGGCCATCATCTGCGGGTGGATAGCAATGAGCGAATCCGGCAGTTGATAGATGTCAATACCTGGACACCATTTGATGAAGAACTGCGTCCAGCCGATCCGCTCCAATTTCGCGATCGCAAACCCTACAGTGATCGCCTCCGCGAAACTCAGAAAAAAACTAGTTTAGTGGATGCTGTCCAAACCGGTTTCGGTCAACTTGATGGCTTGCCAGTTGCCTTGGGTGTGATGGACTTCCGGTTTATGGGCGGTAGCATGGGTTCCGTGGTAGGAGAAAAACTTACCCGCTTGATAGAGAAAGCGACACAAAATCGGTATCCCGTGATTATCGTCTGTGCTTCTGGGGGAGCCAGGATGCAAGAAGGTATGCTCAGCCTGATGCAGATGGCGAAAATATCAGGTGCTCTGGAGCACCATCGAGAAGCCCAACTGCTTTACATCCCAATTTTGACTAATCCCACCACGGGCGGTGTCACGGCTAGTTTCGCCATGTTAGGCGATATCATTCTGGCAGAACCAAAAGCAACAATCGGTTTTGCGGGTCGCCGAGTAATTGAGCAAACCCTGCGAGAAAAGCTACCCGATGAGTTTCAGACTGCTGAAGATCTGATGCGTCACGGTTTTGTAGATGCGATTGTACCCCGCACCCAACTCAAGAAAACTGTGGCTCAGCTAATAGCTTTACACCAGCCTGTCACAACTACACCTAATTTGGTGCAGTTAGAGGCAATGGCTTTAAGTGTCAACGGTTCTGATTTGTGA
- a CDS encoding translation initiation factor IF-2 has translation MGFADLSIAEIAADYNLPVEEVFALCDQLGIAYKKPQTRLALEDAKAIISQILSQRHRSSSGGD, from the coding sequence ATGGGTTTTGCAGATTTGTCCATTGCAGAAATAGCAGCGGACTACAACCTTCCTGTAGAGGAGGTGTTCGCTTTGTGCGATCAGTTGGGAATTGCCTATAAAAAGCCTCAGACCCGTTTGGCGTTAGAGGATGCCAAAGCAATTATTTCCCAAATTTTGTCTCAAAGACATCGCTCTAGCAGTGGCGGCGATTAA
- the psbV gene encoding photosystem II cytochrome c-550 produces the protein MLKKLIGLAMATMLLAFGLVVGSATAVELSENIRTVPLNDQGDTTVLSLKQVQEGKRLFNFACAQCHVGGVTKTNQNVGLDPESLALATPPRDNIEGLVDYMHNPTSYDGEEEISELHPSTKSADIYPAMRNLKEDDLVAIAGHILVQPKVVGQKWGGGKIYY, from the coding sequence ATGTTAAAAAAATTGATCGGACTGGCGATGGCAACTATGTTGTTAGCGTTTGGGTTGGTTGTTGGTAGTGCAACAGCCGTGGAATTAAGTGAAAACATCCGCACGGTGCCATTAAATGACCAAGGTGACACCACGGTACTTAGCCTTAAACAAGTCCAGGAAGGCAAACGTTTATTTAACTTCGCTTGTGCCCAGTGTCATGTTGGGGGCGTCACCAAAACAAACCAGAATGTAGGACTCGACCCAGAATCACTCGCCCTGGCAACACCACCCCGCGACAACATTGAAGGTTTGGTGGATTATATGCACAATCCCACCTCTTACGATGGGGAAGAGGAAATTTCCGAATTACACCCCAGTACTAAGAGCGCCGATATTTACCCAGCAATGAGAAATTTGAAGGAAGATGACTTGGTGGCGATCGCGGGTCATATTCTAGTGCAACCGAAGGTTGTGGGTCAAAAGTGGGGAGGCGGCAAAATCTATTACTAA
- the psbV2 gene encoding photosystem II cytochrome PsbV2 has protein sequence MLSRLCCVRRLVIVLVVFLGVMLQSSPAEAAIDSYVVRFLRVTEPIALETDTQGETRPFSPEEISRGKQLFESNCMNCHVGGATLPDPQISLSLTKLKGANPPRDNISSLVAYFRKPMTYDGSEETYWCREVPESWMSQEQVENLAAFILRAAQKAPGWGAEDF, from the coding sequence ATGCTAAGTCGATTGTGTTGCGTTCGTCGTCTGGTAATAGTTTTGGTAGTTTTTCTGGGAGTGATGCTACAAAGCTCTCCCGCAGAAGCTGCGATCGACTCCTATGTAGTTCGATTTTTGCGCGTAACTGAGCCAATTGCCCTAGAAACGGATACACAAGGTGAAACTCGCCCCTTTTCACCCGAAGAAATATCTCGTGGCAAACAGCTGTTTGAATCCAACTGCATGAACTGTCATGTGGGTGGAGCCACTTTACCAGATCCACAAATATCTCTCTCTCTGACCAAGCTAAAAGGTGCTAATCCTCCACGTGACAATATCAGCAGTTTAGTCGCCTACTTTCGCAAACCTATGACCTACGACGGCAGTGAAGAAACCTACTGGTGCCGTGAGGTACCAGAAAGCTGGATGTCACAGGAACAAGTGGAGAATTTAGCGGCTTTCATTCTGAGGGCAGCGCAAAAGGCTCCTGGTTGGGGAGCAGAAGATTTTTGA
- the petE gene encoding plastocyanin — MKLMAATLRRFGLAVLTIVLVASSFALFTPPAAAETYKVKLGSDKGMLVFDPPKLTVKPGDTVEWVNNKVPPHNVVFDTANIPTKSADLAKSLSHKQLLMTPGQEVKTTFPEDTPAGTYTYYCEPHRGAGMIGKITVEG; from the coding sequence ATGAAATTAATGGCTGCAACTCTGCGCCGCTTTGGTTTAGCTGTTTTAACAATAGTTTTGGTTGCTAGCAGCTTCGCTTTATTCACTCCCCCCGCAGCAGCGGAAACCTACAAGGTTAAGCTAGGGTCTGATAAAGGCATGCTGGTGTTTGATCCGCCAAAGCTAACCGTTAAACCGGGTGACACAGTGGAGTGGGTAAACAACAAAGTTCCTCCCCACAATGTTGTCTTTGATACAGCAAACATTCCTACTAAGAGTGCTGATTTAGCTAAGAGCCTGTCTCATAAACAGTTGCTAATGACCCCCGGTCAAGAAGTGAAAACGACCTTCCCAGAAGACACCCCAGCAGGTACATACACTTACTACTGTGAACCTCACCGGGGTGCTGGAATGATTGGCAAAATTACTGTTGAAGGCTAA
- the petJ gene encoding cytochrome c6 PetJ, with protein sequence MIRLLALVLLAIALFNFGLVPKALAGDTANGAKIFKANCAACHMGGGNIIIAHKTLKQPALEKYKMKSIEAIVSQVQNGKNAMPSFKGRLTCQQSKDVAAYVLEKSEVGW encoded by the coding sequence TTGATCAGACTACTAGCGCTTGTGCTGTTAGCGATCGCATTGTTCAACTTTGGATTGGTTCCCAAGGCACTGGCAGGAGACACAGCCAACGGTGCCAAAATCTTCAAAGCTAACTGTGCGGCTTGCCACATGGGGGGCGGTAACATCATCATTGCCCACAAAACCCTAAAACAGCCAGCCCTGGAAAAGTACAAGATGAAATCGATTGAGGCGATTGTCTCCCAGGTGCAGAACGGAAAAAATGCGATGCCCTCCTTCAAAGGTCGGTTAACCTGTCAGCAGAGCAAGGATGTAGCTGCTTACGTTCTAGAAAAATCAGAGGTAGGTTGGTAA
- a CDS encoding phosphotransferase has protein sequence MNKVDIYEQRIHNIFPELSIENISLNDEGLNNDIVKVNNELIFRFPKHKDAFEQLNQEVKILELIKDYITLDIPTLFYKNSEMLGYFMICGVTLSKEMLIEFEEQKLQFVAEQLATFLKELHSVPNDKILECDIPNADVPTKYEDWVDLYQRLHHEVFPHLMSHTQEWAKNHFESFLDSKSNFEYEPKLIHGDLGAYHIMFDKQKDCISGIIDFGTAGLGDPAMDIAILIYTYGESFLSRFYKIYPEIPSYLKRARFYAETFELRWALLGIKSKDITWLFHLDSKKDIKYHDS, from the coding sequence ATGAACAAAGTAGATATATACGAGCAACGTATCCATAATATTTTTCCTGAGCTTTCAATTGAAAACATAAGTTTGAACGATGAAGGATTAAATAATGATATTGTCAAAGTTAACAATGAGCTAATTTTCCGCTTTCCTAAACATAAGGATGCATTTGAGCAGTTAAATCAAGAAGTAAAAATATTAGAATTAATTAAAGATTATATTACATTAGATATTCCAACTCTTTTTTATAAAAATTCTGAAATGCTTGGTTACTTTATGATTTGTGGAGTAACCTTAAGCAAGGAGATGCTGATAGAATTTGAGGAGCAAAAACTTCAGTTTGTTGCTGAACAGTTAGCAACTTTTCTTAAAGAACTACACTCTGTACCAAATGACAAAATTTTAGAATGCGATATTCCTAATGCAGACGTTCCTACTAAATATGAGGATTGGGTTGATTTGTATCAGCGCCTTCACCATGAAGTCTTTCCTCACTTGATGAGCCACACGCAGGAATGGGCAAAAAATCATTTTGAATCTTTTCTAGATAGCAAAAGTAATTTTGAATACGAGCCTAAACTTATACACGGAGATCTAGGAGCGTATCATATAATGTTTGACAAACAAAAAGACTGTATTAGTGGCATCATCGATTTTGGCACTGCTGGCTTAGGCGATCCAGCAATGGATATTGCTATCCTAATTTATACGTATGGAGAATCTTTTTTAAGCAGATTCTATAAAATTTACCCAGAAATACCTTCTTATTTGAAACGTGCTAGGTTTTACGCAGAAACTTTTGAATTACGATGGGCGCTTTTAGGTATAAAAAGCAAAGATATTACATGGTTGTTTCATTTAGATAGTAAAAAAGATATTAAATACCATGATTCATGA
- a CDS encoding acetate kinase, with product MKILVLNAGSSSQKNCLYHLEDTLPNVPPEPLWEAKVDWSRHQGVAELKVKTTDAVVEEELRTDSRSVVMSHLLDTLTQGKTQVIKDPVEIDVVGHRVVHGGQEYRESIVVTPEVKQAIARLSSFAPIHNPANLEGIEAIEQILLDVPQVAVFDTAFHSQLPLGAAVYPGPYEWFEQGIRRYGFHGINHQYCAQQTAQLLGRELKSLRLITCHLGNGCSLAAIRGGTSIDTTMGFTPLEGLMMGSRSGSVDPGILIHLLRHQGIDADKLDEILNRASGLKGISGISNDMRQIVSAKAEGNSRAQLAFDIYIHSLRSHIGAMLATLGGLDALVFTGGVGENQPPVRAAACEAFDFLGMKLDLEKNAQSPADQEISTLDSTVRVLIIQAQEDWAIASECWRLVNS from the coding sequence ATGAAAATACTTGTACTTAATGCCGGCTCCAGTAGCCAAAAGAATTGCTTGTACCATCTAGAAGATACTTTGCCAAATGTCCCACCAGAACCGCTATGGGAAGCCAAGGTTGATTGGAGTCGGCATCAAGGTGTGGCAGAACTCAAGGTCAAAACCACTGACGCTGTTGTAGAAGAAGAACTAAGGACAGATTCCCGTTCGGTTGTAATGTCACATCTACTGGATACCCTTACTCAGGGGAAAACTCAGGTGATTAAAGACCCAGTTGAAATTGATGTAGTGGGTCATCGAGTGGTACATGGTGGTCAAGAGTATCGGGAGAGTATTGTTGTCACGCCAGAGGTGAAGCAAGCGATCGCTCGTTTATCTAGTTTCGCTCCCATCCATAATCCTGCCAACTTAGAGGGAATCGAGGCAATTGAACAGATCCTGCTAGATGTGCCGCAAGTAGCAGTATTCGATACAGCCTTTCATAGTCAACTGCCCCTCGGTGCTGCTGTTTACCCTGGTCCTTATGAGTGGTTTGAACAGGGCATCCGCCGCTATGGATTTCACGGGATCAATCACCAATACTGTGCTCAGCAGACTGCACAACTATTAGGCAGAGAGTTAAAATCTTTACGGCTAATTACCTGTCATTTAGGCAATGGTTGCTCTTTAGCAGCAATCCGAGGCGGGACGAGCATTGACACGACGATGGGTTTTACTCCCCTAGAAGGATTAATGATGGGTAGTCGTTCTGGATCGGTTGACCCGGGCATTCTAATTCATTTGCTAAGACACCAAGGAATAGATGCCGACAAGTTAGATGAAATCCTCAATCGCGCCTCCGGGTTGAAAGGAATTTCTGGCATATCAAATGATATGCGGCAAATTGTATCTGCTAAGGCTGAAGGTAACTCACGCGCTCAACTAGCCTTTGATATTTATATTCATAGCCTGCGATCGCACATCGGAGCAATGCTTGCTACACTTGGCGGGCTTGATGCCTTGGTATTTACGGGCGGTGTTGGGGAAAATCAACCACCAGTCAGAGCAGCAGCTTGTGAAGCGTTTGATTTTTTGGGTATGAAACTTGATTTAGAAAAAAATGCTCAATCACCAGCCGATCAAGAGATCTCCACCCTAGATTCAACCGTGCGGGTTTTGATTATCCAGGCGCAAGAAGACTGGGCGATCGCATCTGAATGTTGGAGATTGGTAAACTCTTGA